The Methanocalculus natronophilus genome includes a window with the following:
- a CDS encoding Na+/H+ antiporter subunit E: protein MGKGRDPGSIGNMIVTFSILLLFWYILSGYLEPFYIIAGIICCVIVTLISGDLLLRSDAQFQESAVSFIRFVLYIPKLFVAILVANIDVAYRILHPKMPIDPGMITLQTDFYNDVLRTAFANAMTLTPGTVTVDVRYGRYVVHALVLESSERELHQEKDIQNNLARIFGEN from the coding sequence ATGGGAAAGGGACGAGATCCAGGATCTATTGGCAACATGATTGTAACCTTCTCCATCCTGCTGCTCTTCTGGTATATCCTCTCCGGCTATCTTGAACCATTCTATATCATAGCCGGGATCATCTGCTGTGTGATTGTGACGCTCATATCAGGAGACCTTCTCCTCCGATCTGATGCACAGTTCCAGGAGTCTGCTGTATCCTTCATCAGGTTTGTCCTCTATATCCCGAAACTTTTTGTGGCCATCCTGGTTGCCAACATCGATGTGGCATACCGGATCCTCCACCCGAAGATGCCGATCGATCCGGGGATGATCACGCTACAGACAGATTTCTATAACGACGTCCTGAGGACGGCATTTGCAAATGCGATGACCCTGACACCGGGAACAGTCACAGTCGATGTCAGGTACGGGAGATATGTCGTTCACGCACTGGTGCTGGAATCTTCAGAGAGAGAACTCCACCAGGAGAAGGATATTCAGAATAACCTGGCACGGATTTTTGGTGAGAACTGA
- a CDS encoding DUF2124 family protein, producing MSTVTTQKGVPGILRPFKEYLAGKQLDPGSQVVYYGCVGTCTPFVELLAYATRDMDIHQVYVPLLDEGGARLLKNVPGVGIQAGERVSVKPAIIVLMGGLSMPGVPVLSDEAKAVVQRHGVPVVGICFMNMFERQGWSSEIPFELLIDATIDPVKIIKP from the coding sequence GTGAGTACAGTTACGACCCAGAAGGGAGTCCCCGGAATTCTCCGTCCATTCAAGGAATACCTGGCAGGTAAGCAGCTTGATCCGGGATCGCAGGTTGTCTATTACGGCTGTGTCGGTACATGCACGCCGTTTGTTGAGCTCCTCGCATATGCAACACGGGATATGGATATCCACCAGGTGTATGTCCCCCTCCTTGACGAGGGAGGAGCCCGCCTGCTGAAGAATGTGCCCGGAGTCGGCATCCAGGCAGGGGAGCGGGTCAGTGTGAAGCCGGCTATCATCGTCCTGATGGGAGGGTTGTCCATGCCGGGTGTTCCTGTTCTATCCGATGAGGCAAAGGCGGTTGTACAGAGGCATGGCGTCCCGGTTGTGGGCATCTGCTTCATGAACATGTTTGAGCGGCAGGGGTGGAGTAGCGAGATCCCCTTTGAACTGCTGATCGACGCAACAATCGACCCGGTAAAGATAATAAAACCCTGA
- a CDS encoding cation:proton antiporter produces the protein MYDIFYASMIILILTVFLCLYRVLAGPGVENRLIAVNTIGTKTIVLLVLIGFIYERPIFLDIAIIYAMINFIATIAIAKYLKRGCLC, from the coding sequence ATGTATGACATTTTTTATGCCAGTATGATCATCCTGATCCTGACGGTCTTCCTCTGCCTCTACCGGGTGCTTGCAGGACCCGGGGTAGAGAACCGCCTGATTGCGGTCAACACCATCGGTACCAAGACGATCGTTCTCCTGGTCTTAATCGGCTTTATTTATGAGAGGCCGATATTTCTGGATATCGCGATCATCTATGCGATGATCAACTTCATCGCAACGATTGCAATAGCAAAGTACCTCAAGAGGGGATGCCTGTGCTGA